A part of Numenius arquata chromosome 2, bNumArq3.hap1.1, whole genome shotgun sequence genomic DNA contains:
- the MAFF gene encoding transcription factor MafF isoform X1 has protein sequence MNEKNPRGQCEARMAADPLSSKALKVKRELGENTPLLSDEELMGLSVRELNHHLRGLSKEEVARLKQRRRTLKNRGYAASCRVKRVCQKEELQKQKMELEWEVDKLARENAAMRLELDTLRGKYEALQGFARTVATHGTPAKVATASVITIVKSGANQAAYS, from the exons GGCCAGTGTGAAGCAAGGATGGCTGCAGACCCGCTCTCCAGCAAGGCCCTGAAG GTGAAGCGGGAGCTGGGGGAGAACACGCCGCTGCTGTCAGACGAGGAGCTGATGGGGCTGTCAGTGCGGGAGCTCAATCACCACCTGCGGGGCCTCTCCAAGGAGGAGGTGGCGAGGCTGAAGCAGCGCCGGCGGACACTGAAGAACCGAGGTTATGCCGCCAGCTGCCGGGTGAAGCGCGTCTGCCAGAAGGAagagctgcagaagcagaagaTGGAGCTGGAGTGGGAGGTAGACAAGCTGGCCCGGGAGAATGCTGCCATGCGCTTGGAGCTTGACACCCTCCGTGGCAAGTATGAGGCCCTGCAGGGCTTCGCCCGCACCGTGGCCACCCACGGGACCCCTGCCAAGGTGGCCACCGCCAGcgtcatcaccatcgtcaagtcTGGTGCCAACCAGGCTGCCTATTCCTAG
- the MAFF gene encoding transcription factor MafF isoform X2 has protein sequence MAADPLSSKALKVKRELGENTPLLSDEELMGLSVRELNHHLRGLSKEEVARLKQRRRTLKNRGYAASCRVKRVCQKEELQKQKMELEWEVDKLARENAAMRLELDTLRGKYEALQGFARTVATHGTPAKVATASVITIVKSGANQAAYS, from the exons ATGGCTGCAGACCCGCTCTCCAGCAAGGCCCTGAAG GTGAAGCGGGAGCTGGGGGAGAACACGCCGCTGCTGTCAGACGAGGAGCTGATGGGGCTGTCAGTGCGGGAGCTCAATCACCACCTGCGGGGCCTCTCCAAGGAGGAGGTGGCGAGGCTGAAGCAGCGCCGGCGGACACTGAAGAACCGAGGTTATGCCGCCAGCTGCCGGGTGAAGCGCGTCTGCCAGAAGGAagagctgcagaagcagaagaTGGAGCTGGAGTGGGAGGTAGACAAGCTGGCCCGGGAGAATGCTGCCATGCGCTTGGAGCTTGACACCCTCCGTGGCAAGTATGAGGCCCTGCAGGGCTTCGCCCGCACCGTGGCCACCCACGGGACCCCTGCCAAGGTGGCCACCGCCAGcgtcatcaccatcgtcaagtcTGGTGCCAACCAGGCTGCCTATTCCTAG